The following is a genomic window from uncultured Fusobacterium sp..
TATTATTAATGTTTATATACAAATCTTCTAAGATAGAATTTATTGGGAATATTTAATTATAAGGTATTAAAAAAATAGTGGAAACTTAGTAAAATTGGGGTAAGAAAAAATTTTAATAAAAGTAAAAAATATTATTGTCAATATACATAAAAAATGGTATATTATTCATTATGCACATTTTTTTATGAGGGAGATTGACTATGAAAAAAACTGATGAAAAAGACAAAGAGGAATTAGATAGTTTTAATATTGTAAAAAGTGGTTCTTTAGTAGATGATATAAAAAATGTTGAAATAAAGTTAAATGAAGTTCCTGATATAGAAGTAAGAGAAGTAGTAATAAAAGAAACAGGAAATTTTTTAAATTTAAAAGATAATATAATCAATATTCCTGTAGAAATGATAGTCTTTCCCTTTTTTACTCCACAAAAGCAAAATAAGAGAGTAAACTTTCAATACTCTTTTGAAGATTTAGGAGTAACAATGTCTTGTACATTGATAGCTAAAGATAGTAAGGATAAGGTTTTTCAACCATCAATTTTTGAAGAAAAAATATATACTTATTTAATATCAATGTATGAATTAAAAAAAGATATAAATGATACTGATGATTATATTGAATTTGAAATTTCAGATTTTATAGTTAATTTTTTAGGAAATAAAATGAATAGAACTTACTATACTAAAGTTGAACAAGCTTTAAAAAATCTAAAGAATACAGAGTATCAATTTGTTGTTTCTAATCATACAAAATTAGGAAATTATAAGTTTGAAGATGAAGAGTTTAAACTTTTAACTTATCAAAAATTAGAAAAAGGAAGAAAAAAATATTATAGAGTTACTCTGAATAAAAATATTAGACAAAAAATAAAAGATAAAAGGTATATAAAATATAACTCTCGTTCACTTTTAGAGATTTTAACTAAAGATCCTATAGCAGGAAGAATATATAAATATATCAGTAAAATAAGATATGATAAAGATAAAGATAGAATAAATCTTAGAACTTTAGCTGCAATAATTCCTTTAAAAACAGAACAAATTACAGAAAGACATAATAAAAATGGTGAAGTAAAACAATATGTTTTATGTAGATTAAAGCAAGTTCTAAAAAGAGTGGAAAAAGCTTTTGATATGCTAGTTGAATTAGGATATATATTAAATTATAGTTCAAGTTATGTTAAAACAGAAGATACTTATTATTTAGATTATATTTTTAATAGAGAAAAAGATGGAGATTGTCATGTTTCAACATATATTGAAAATAAATCTAATGTTAAAGGAATAACTACTTATTCTAAGAAT
Proteins encoded in this region:
- a CDS encoding replication initiator protein A, which gives rise to MKKTDEKDKEELDSFNIVKSGSLVDDIKNVEIKLNEVPDIEVREVVIKETGNFLNLKDNIINIPVEMIVFPFFTPQKQNKRVNFQYSFEDLGVTMSCTLIAKDSKDKVFQPSIFEEKIYTYLISMYELKKDINDTDDYIEFEISDFIVNFLGNKMNRTYYTKVEQALKNLKNTEYQFVVSNHTKLGNYKFEDEEFKLLTYQKLEKGRKKYYRVTLNKNIRQKIKDKRYIKYNSRSLLEILTKDPIAGRIYKYISKIRYDKDKDRINLRTLAAIIPLKTEQITERHNKNGEVKQYVLCRLKQVLKRVEKAFDMLVELGYILNYSSSYVKTEDTYYLDYIFNREKDGDCHVSTYIENKSNVKGITTYSKNLDIEEAEIVEVSEKDIKEVKTSKVEKKSPNETVEFPDEILEKIKKAKRNIFVQKAWDKRTDTKIKKIFKEEGEEKTKEVLNILYKNLTGNIKTTLVQYINGILKNISEVEKNNNKQNLTLFANVLKEKGLKSKKQINQARKSKKKTILSSVKELVEDTNLSKDIIEEFEAYDEYEKLKIEEKALELCSKEMGVDINFLLTMKTKTRSIYIGAIKNYIERVMKEEKNN